In Deltaproteobacteria bacterium, the genomic window GCAGCGCTGGAGCGTGTAGGGTCGACCACGCGCGACGGCGGCAAGACCTGGCGCTGTCCGGCGCATGACGATCGCACGCCCTCGCTCAGCGTCACGGAACGCGACGGAAAGGTGCTCTTGAAATGCCATCGGAACTGTACCGTCGAGGCGATCGTCGCCAGGCTCGGGCTCGAGATGCGGGACCTCTTCGACGACGATGGAGCGCGGGTCGAGCGAGCGCGGAGCGACTCTGGGGCGCGTATTGAGATCCTCGGGCCACCGACGGCGGCGCAGGTCGCCGCACTCAAGCGGTCGCGGCGCATCCTGCGCGAGCAGACACTTACCGCACTCGAGCTTGTGCGCGTCCGCTGCTACGGCGCGGAGTGGCTCGCAATCCCCGCGCTTTCGGGCTCGCGGAAGCTCTGGGCTATCGATGCGTCGGGCAAGCCGAGACTCGAGGACGCCAAGCTAATCCGCTGGAACGCGGGCTCGGTGTCGCTGGTTGTCTCGCCTGCGCTCCGCGGGGGCGCACTCGCAGTCGAGCGGCTATGGGATGTCGAAGGCGAGAGCGATCTCTTCGCCTGCGTCGATGCAGGCCTTGCGCACGTCGTCACGAGTATGGGCGGTGCGAGCTCGCTGGTGGCGCACGATCGCCACGGGGAATGGCTGCGCGGGCTTCGGCCGCGCGAGGTCTGCGTGGTTCGCGATCTCGATGACGCGGGCCGCGACGGGGCCGAGAAGGCTGACGCGTGGTGGCGGTCACAGGGCGTTTCTACGCGAATCGTCACTCTGCCGGCGGATCTGGGCGAGCACGGTGACCTTCGCGACTACTTGAACGGCCGGCCCGCTCGCGAGGGAATGCTTGCGACAGAACCGCTCGGCGACGCCTGCGATCTCGACGCTATTGCGAATTGCGTGGAGCTCGTCGATCCCGGGGGCCGATCGGCCAACTGCGCTGAGCTCATAAACCTCGCGACGGTCCGGCCACGCGTGGTTGAATGGCTATGGCCGGGCCGCATCCCACGCGGAAAGCTGAGCGTTCTCGACGGTGACCCGGACGTCGGGAAGTCGACCATCACTCTCGACCTCGCGGCGAGAGTCTCCACAGGGCAGGCGATGCCCGATGGCGCTCCCGGTACGCTTGGCGGAGTTCTCTTGCTCTCGGCAGAGGACGACCCAGAAGACACGATCCTTCCCCGATTGATCGCGGCGGGCGCGGACGCTTCGCGCGTGAGCGCTCTCCCCGGTGTGCGGAATGAGCGCGAGGAGCTAGTGCCGGTGTCGATCCCAGAGCACCTCGACACGATCGAGCGAGCGATCGAGGCGACGGGCGCGGTTCTCGTCGTGGTTGACCCGTTCATGGCGTACCTCTCGGGGACGCACTCGTCGCACAAGGATCAGGACGTCCGCCGAGCACTCGCGCCGTTTGCGAAGCTCGCCGAACGGACACGGGCGGCGGTGCTCATCGTTCGCCACCTGAACAAGAGCTCGGGCGGGCACGCTCTCTACCGCGGCGGTGGCAGCATCGGGATCATCGGAGCCGCAAGATCGGGCCTTCTCGCGGCGCGCGACCCCGACGACGATTCGCGCCGCGTGCTCGCAGTGGTCAAGAGCAACCTTGCGGAGCGCGCACCGTCGCTCGCATATAGGCTCTTGCCGGCCGACTCGAGCGTGCGGCTCGAGTGGCTCGGGGAGTCGACCCACTCCGCCGCAAGCCTGCTCGCCTCTCCCATAGCGGACGAGGAACGGTCCGCGGTCGACGACGCCGTAAACTTTCTGCGCGAGGCGCTCGCTCGAGGCGGCGTCGCCGCTCGCGATCTGAGCCTGAGCGCACGTAGCGCGGGGATCTCCGAGGCCACCATCCGACGAGCGCGCAAGCAGCTCGGAGTCACGCGCCGGAAGACCGGCATGCGCGGTGGCTGGGTGCTTGAGCTGCCGAAGGCGCTCAAATTTACCGAAGGCGCTCATCCCCAGGACTTGAGCGCCTTCGCGGAAGACGAGCGACGTCGGGAGTCCGAGATCGAGGAGCACTTGCTATGAGCGCTGCGCGCGTGCTCGCCCGCATCGAGGCGCTCGGCGCGAGGATCGACGTGCACCGGGGCCGGCTCCGCGTGGTTGCTCCCCGGGGAGTGCTTGGCGAGCAGGACCTCGAGGCGCTCGCGACGCAGAAGGCCGAGCTTCTCGCGCTGTTCCGGAACCAGGCCTCCCTCACTCGCTCGGCCCGGGCTCGTTTGGATCGGTTCCTCGAGGACTGCTCGATCCCCTTCGCGGTGCTCCATTCCCGCGCACTCGGTCGCGACTTCCTCCTCGCGCGCGACGGAGCTGCGCTCGAGGACCTCGCCGAGGCGGCGGGCCGTTTGCCTGTCCTTACCTTCGCCGATTGCGAGATGCTGGCCGGGCTCGAGGTGCGCGACCTGGCCGAGATCCTCGACGTGCGCGAGGCCTTCGGCCCGAGCGCGGAGATTCTCGCTGTCAGGCCGCGCCTTGGCTGAGAAGCGCCGATCGATCGACCTCGCGAACCGCCTCACGCTGCGCGCGGATGAGACTGCGCTCGTCCTCGGCGTCTCGCTGCGAAAGCTCCGGGACATGCTCCCCCGGCTTCCTCACTTTCGCGACGGTGGCACGCTGCTCTTCCCGGTCGAGGGGCTCCATCGGTTCATCGCGGAGCGGGTAGGGCAGCCGAGCGCCGAGCGGGATTCCGTGGTCGGGACGGATTCGCGTTCCATGGCGAGTCCGCTCGATGGCCGCGCAGTCGCTGATGAAGTCCTCGCTCGCCTGAGGGAGTATTGATAGGTGCTTGTAGTTTCTAGTTGGCCATGCGAGTATTCCGACGTGGCCGCAAGGAAGAGCAAGCGGGGCGGAGCCAGGCCAGGCGCAGGGCGGCCGGCAATCCTCGAGGAACGGCGCTCCGTGACGCTGCACATCGAAGCCGCGCAGAGGGAGCGCCTGGGGCAGATCGCCGAGGCGCGCGGGGTTTCGGTCTCGGACCTGATCCGACAGGCGATCGACGCCTTCCTGCGGCGCTCCCGAGGGGAAAAGCGATGAGTGCAAAGACGAGGTGGATTCGGGGGGCGTGGTGGCTCGTGCTCCACTACCAGGGGAAGCGCATCAAGCGGCGCTTCGGTGCGACCCCGAAGGACAAGGCGCAGGCCGAGGTCGCGGCCGCGCACGTCAACGCCGACCTGGCCAAGGGGGCGTTCGTCGCGCCCTCGCCGAGACGCGCGCAATCGGAGATCGCCTTCCGCGAGTATGCGCTCGAGTGGCTGCGTCGCGAGGTGCAGGAGCCGCTAGGCCGAGAATCCCACGGGCACCTGGCTCCGATGACGGTGCGGCAGTACGAGTCGAATCTGCGCGTGAATCTGATTCCGCACCTCGAGCGGACGGATCTGCGCTCGATCACCGTCCGCGAGGTACAGCGGCTCCACGCGGACCTGACCGACGACGGGCTGTCGCCTCGGTCCATCGAGAAGGCGCTTGGCGTACTGCGGCGCATCCTCGACCACGCCCGCGCGGGCGACCTGATCGGCGAGAATCCGGTCCGTCGCTGGAGCGAGCTGCGCCCGACGACGGCCCGGCGCCGCAGCGCGCGCGTCGACCGAACCGTGACGCCGCGGGACGTGCTCACGGCGGACGAGCTCGCGAAGGTGCTCGCGGCCATCGAAGCCAAGCATCCGCCCTACCTGCGGCTGTTCCTCTTCCTGGCCGACACGGGAGCGCGGATCGGCGAAGCCTCGGCTCTGCGGTGGATCGACGTCGATCTGAACGCCGCGACCGCGCGGATCGAGCGCAGCTTCTCGAGCGGCAAGAGCCTCGGGGGCACGAAGAGCGGCCGAGCGCGCACCGTCGAGCTCTCGACGCGCCTGGTCGAAGCGATGCGGGCGGTTCGACCCGACCTGTGCGGCGACGAGACGCTCGCCTTCCCGAACGAAGCCCACGGGCTCCACGATCCGCGAAATCTCCGCGACCGGATCTTCCGGCCGATCGTCCGCAAGGTCGTCGGCACGCAGAAGCGCCTCTCGATCCACTCGCTGCGGCACAGCTTCGCGTCGCTGCACATGGCGCGCGGTACGCCGCTCAAGTGGATCCAGGCGCAGGGCGGTTGGGCCAGCGCGAAAATGCTTCTCGACGTGTACGGGCATTTCATGCCCGAGGAGTCGGGCGGCTACGCGAACGCACTCGCGGCCCCTGAAACGGCCCCCGGGCGGCCCCTCGTCGTAATCGACAGTCGCGGCCGTCCACACGCCCGCGTCGAAAAGCGAGCACCGTCGCGCGCTTCGCTGGTGGCGCAGCCCGGGATCGAACCGGGGACACGCGGATTTTCAGTCCGCTGCTCTACCAGCTGAGCTACCGCGCCAAGGCCGCGCAGTATGGCTCAGCCCGGCTCGACCGTCACGCTCTCGACCACCACGTCGGCGAGCGGGCGGTCGTTGGCGTCGCGGGGGGCGGCGGAGATGCGGTCGACGATGTCCTGGCCCGAGAGGACCCGGCCGAAGGCGGTGTACTGGCCGTCGAGCTTCGGGCGCCAGGGCTCGGAGGCGGTGGTCATGATGAAGAACTGCGAGCCGGCGCTGTCGGGGCCGGAGGCGCGGCCCATCGAGACGGTGCCGGGCAGGTGGGGCAGGTCGTTGAACTCGGCGCGAAGCGCGTAGCCGGGGCCGCCGAAGCCGTCGTTGGCGGGGTCGGCGTCCTTCGAGTTGGGGTCGCCGCCCTGGATCAGGAAGCGGGGGATCACGCGGTGGAAGGTGGTTCCGTCGTAGAAGTGCGCGGCGGCCAGCGACTTGAAGCTCGCGACGTGGCGCGGGGCCTTGTCGGGCAGGAGCTCGAAGCGGATCTCGCCGTGGCCGCGCACGCGCAGCACCGCGACCTCGCGCGCGGGAGCGCCCGGCCGGCATGCGAAGACGAGCGCGAGAGATGCGGCGAGGACGAGCGCGCCGGCGCGCGCGGCGATGCGTCGGAGCGTCACGGGCGCGAACGCTAGCACGCGCGCGAGAGCGCGTGATACGGTCCGCGGCCATGCGCAACATCACTCGCGTCGGCTGGCTCGTCGTCTGCGCTTCACTGCTGCTGGCGCCGCTCGCGCGGCTCGCAATCGCGGCCGAGCCCGGTCCGGCGTGGGGCAAGCGCGGCATGGTCGTGACGTCGGTCGGGCCGGCGGCGGCGGCGGGGCGCGAGATCCTCGGGCGCGGCGGGAACGCGGTGGACGCGGCAGTCGCGACCGCCTTCGCGGCGGGGGTCGCGCACCAGTACAGCTCGGGGATCGGCGGTGGCGGATTCGCGGTGGTGTACATGGCGGAGTCGGGCGAGGTGAGCGCGCTCGACGCGCGCGAGACCGCGCCCGCGTCGGCGAGCGAGCTCGCCTACCTGGACGATCAGGGCAAGCCGATCCCTGGCGCGACGCTCGCGGGCCCGCGCGCGGTGGCGGTGCCGGGCCTGGTGCAGGGGCTGTACGAGCTGCACCACCGCTACGGGTCGCTCGAATGGCGCGAGCTGGTGAAGCCGGCGATAAGGCTCTGCCGCGACGGCGTCGAGGTCGCGCCCGGCGAGCGGCGCATGCTGCAGATGGTCGCGCCGCGGCTCGCGGGCTTTCCCGAGACCGCGCGAATCCAGCTCGACGCAGGGCAGGTGCCGGAGCTCGGCTGGCGGCTCTACCAGCCCGATCTCGCGCGCACGCTCGAGGAGATCGGCGCGCGCGGCGGCGGGGCGCTCGCGTACGGGCATCTCGCGCGAAAGATCGTCGACGCGACCGGCGGCGCGCTCTCGCTCGACGATCTCGCCGGCTACCAGCCGATCTGGCGCGATCCGGTGCGCGGCACGTACCGCGGGCTCTCGGTGGTGTCGATGCCGCCGCCGAGCTCGGGCGGCGTGCTTCTGGTCGAGATGCTGAATGCGCTGGAGCCCTACGACCTCGCCGCGCTGGGCGCGAACTCGAGCCAGACGGTGAACCTGATCGCGGGCGCGATGAAGCTCGCCTTCGCGGATCGCGCCGAGTATCTCGGCGATCCGGGCTTCGTGCGGGTTCCGACCGAGCATCTCACGTCGAAGGCGTACGGCAATCAGCTCGCGGCGCTGCTGCGCCCGCCGTTCTTCCTGCTGCGCGCGCCGTGGAACTGGGGCAAGCCGGCGATTCCGAAGACGCGCCGCGCCGCGCCGGCGCCGCCCGACGATCGCGGCACGACACAGATCTCGGTCGTCGACGAGCAGGGCAACGCGGTGTCGCTCACGCAGACCGTGAACACGCTGTTCGGCTCGCTCATCACCGTGCCGGGAACCGGAATCGTGCTGAACAACGAGATGGACGACTTCTCGCTTCCCGGCACCCCCAACGCCTGGGGCGCGGTCGGCCAGGCCGCGAACTCGATCCAGCCCGGAAAGCGGCCGCTCTCGAGCATGACGCCGACGATCGTGCTCGACGGCGACCAGGTCCGCTACGTCGTCGGCAGCCCGATGGGCACGTTCATCATCAGCGCGGTGCTGCAGACGCTGCTGAACAGCGTCGACTTCGGGCTCGGGCCGGAGCAGGCGGTGGCGCTGCCGCGCTTCCACCACCAGTGGAGCCCCGACGTGCTGATGGTCGAGCCGGGCCACCCGCGCGACGTGCTCGAGAAGCTCGGCGCCTGGGGCCACCGCGTCGAGCCGAGCCGCTTTCCGATGGGCGCGGTGCAGCTGATCGTGCGCGAGAAGGGCTCCGACACCTGGCTCGGCTCGACCGATCCGCGCCGCGACGGCGCGGCGCTGGGCTACTAGGCGCGCGCTACTTCACGATCGCGATCACCGGCGCGTCGAGCCGGATCACGCGTTTGGCGACGCGCTTCACGTCGTCGACGCTGACCGCGCTGATGCGCTGGTCGTAGTCCAGGTGGTAGGTCGCGCCGAGCCCGTACAGATCGTCGAGCGAGAGCAGGCTCGCCTGCGTGCCGAAGCGCTGCAGCGACACGGCCTGGCTCCCGATCAGGTACGCCTTCGCGCGCGCGAGCTCCTCGTCGGGGATCGGCCCCTCGACGATCTTCGCGAGCTCCTTCTCGATCCCGCCCGTCATCTCGCCGAGCTTCGCGGGCTCGCCCGCGATGTACACGCCCCAGATGCCGCGGTCCACGCCCTCGCGGTCGAACGCCCCCACCGTGTAGGCCAGGCTCTGCTTGTCGCGCAGCTCGAGGAAGAGCCGCCCGCCCTGACCCGAGAGGATCTGCGTCAGCACGTCGAGCGCGGGCAGGTCGGGGTCGCCGATCGTGAGCGAGAGGAAGCCGTAGACCACGTGCGCCTGGTTCTTGTTCTTCGCTAGCGAGACCTCGCGCATTCGCGCGGGCGCCTCGGGCGTCTTTCGCGCCGGCAGCGCGACGGTTCCGCTGCCGGGCCAGTCGGAAAGGTGCGATGCGATCGCGGCGACGATCCCGTCGGGATCGACGTTCCCGACCACGCCGAGCACGCCGTTTGCGGGCTGCGCGTACCTCGCGAAGTAGCGCGCGAGCGCCTCGCGATCGAGCGACGATATCGACTTCGCGGTGCCGATCGACGAGAAGCGGTAGGGATGCTCGGGATAGATTGCCTGCTGGAACGCCTCGAACGCCTTGGTGGAAAGGCTGTCCTCGCGGCGGCGCAGCGCGGCCATCCGCTCGACCTTGACCTTGGCGATCTCGTCCGGCGGGAAGGCCGGGTGGAGCAGCACGTCGGCGAACAGGTCGAGCCCGGTGTCGAGCGACTCGGTCAGAAACTCCGCCTGCAAGCCGAAGCTATTGCGCCCCGAGAAGCCGGAGAGATCTCCCGCGATGTCCTCGATCTCGGTCGCGAGCTGCGTGGAGCTTCGCGATGTCGTTCCGCGCGAGAGCATCTCGGCCAGGAACGACGTGATTCCCTGCGTGCTCTCGGTCTCGGCGAGCAGTCCGCCCAGGAACGAGAGCCGCAGCGAGACCAGCGGCACGTTCTCGTTGCGCTTCACCACCACGCGCAGCCCGTTCGGGAGCCGGTACTCGCGGATCCCGTCGCGAAGCTCGACGAAGTCGAGCTTCGGCCCGGCGCTTCCCGCGCCGCGTTCCAGCGCCGCGAGCAGCTTCGCGGAGTCGACCGAGCCGTTCGCGTCCTTCGCGGTGAGCGCGACCACGGTCGCGCGCTCCGGCGACAGGTAGGTCTTCGCCACGCGCTGCAGGTCGGCCTGCGTCGCGCGGCGCACGCGCTCCAGGTACAGCGCCTCGGCCTCGATCCCGCCGGCGAGAACCTCGAAGTAGCCGAGCTTCTGCGCCTGGCCCTGCATCGTCTCGCGCTCGTGCACCTGGCTCGCGAGCAGGTTCGTGCGCGCGCGCTCGAGCTCGGCCTCGGACGGGCCCAGGTCGCGCACGCGCCGGATCTGCTCGGCGATCGCGCCGACGGTCGCCTCGATCTTGTCGGCGTCGAGCTCCGCGTCGACGACGAAGAGCCCCGGATCGAGCGGCGTGTAGGAGCTAGCGTGGATTCCGTGCACGAGCTGCGCGCGGTCCTTCACCTCGCGGTAGAGCCGCGAGCTGTCGCCGCTGCCGAGCACCATCCCGAGCAGGTCGAGGTACGGCGTGTCGGGATTCTCGAACGCGGTGATCTTCCAGCCGATCCCGAGCAGCGACTGCTCGAACTGGCTCGGCACCACCGCGGCGCGCGGCGCGCTCTGCTCCGGCTCGGGCGCGCGCGGGTGCGCCAGGTCGGCGCGCGGTTTCGCTGCGGCGAACGCACCCTCGATCTGCGCGAGCACGGCCTTCGGGTCGAAGTCGCCGACCGCGATCATGGTCATGTTGTTCGGCACGTACCACGAGTGGTAGAAGTCGAGCAGGCCCTCGCGCGTGAAGCTTCGCACGCTCGCCTGCGTGCCGATCACCTCTTTGCGGTAGGGGTGGGTCTGGAACGCGGTCGCGAACAACACCTGCGAGAGGAGATTGTCGGGTGAGTCGTCGGAGCGGCGGATCTCCTCGATCACGACCTCTTCCTCTTTCGCGAGTTCGGTCGCGTCGAAGGTCGAGCCCTGCATCGCGTCGGCGAGCACGTCGATTCCCACCGGCAGGTCACGGCTCGCCATCGTGATGTGGTAGACGGTCATGTCGTGCGAGGTGAACGCGTTGATGTTCCCGCCGGCGCCCTCGACCGTGCGCGCGATCTCGCCCACGCCGCGGCGCTCGGTGCCCTTGAAGAGCATGTGTTCGTGCACGTGCGCCATGCCCCACTGCTCGTCGCGCTCGTCGCCGCTTCCGACCCGGACCCAGACGTTCAGCGCCACGACCGGCGCGGAGTGGTCTTCGACCAGGATCACCTCGAGGCCGTTGGGCAGTGTGGTTCTGAGCATTGCGTCCTTCTCGAGGCTCATCGGCTCGCGAGTCGAGGTCGCGGGCGCGATCGCGCACGCGCAGAGCAGACAGAGCAAGGCGATCCCTGGGCTACTACGCAAGCTCCGGCTCCTCCCCGACGCGCTTCGGGCCGCATAGGATACGGGGGTTGGCCTCTCAGACAAGCAGCGGCGCGGGCGAAGCCGACCTCGGGCTGTACGTGCACGTGCCGTTCTGCGAGCACGTCTGCCCGTACTGCGACTTCGACGTCATTGGCGTGCGGCGGCTGGCCGAGCGCGACGAGCGCGAATTCGTCGATCTGGCACTGCGCGAGCTCGATCTCTTGCGCGAGCGCGTCGCCGGCCGCGAGATCGCGACCGTGTACTTCGGCGGCGGCACGCCCGCGCTGCTCTCGCCCGAGTCGATCTCGCGGCTACTCGCGGCGTTCTCGGCCGAGCTGCGCTTCGCGTCGCCCGAGATCACCGTCGAGCTGAACCCGGGCCAGCTCGAGGTCGCCCGCGTTCCCGCGCTTCGCGAGGCCGGCGTGACGCGCCTGTCGCTGGGCGTGCAGGCCTTCGACGACGCGGTGCTGCGCAGGCTCGGCCGCGCTCAGAAGGGTAGGGAGGCGCTGCGCGGGCTCGAGGCCTGCCTGGCCGCGGGTTTCCCCACGCTCTCGGTCGACCTGATCTACGGAGCGCCCGGCCAGAGCCTCGACACGCAGCTCCGCGACGTCGAGACCGCGATCGACCTCGGCGTTCCGCACGTCTCGGCCTACTCGCTCACGATCGAGCCCGGCACGCCGTTCGCGCTCGGCGCCGAGCGGGGTGTGCTCGACCTTCCCGACGAGGACACCGTGCTCGCGATGAGCCGCTTGCTCCGCTCGCGCCTGGCCGCCGCGGGGATCGCGCAGTACGAGATCTCGAGCTACGCGCGCCCGGGGCACCGCTCGCGCCACAACCAGCGCTACTGGCTGCGCGGCGACGTGCTCGGTCTGGGCCCGTCGTCGGCGACTCTACTCGGCGCTTCGCGCTGGCGGAACGCGCGCACGCTCGGCGAGTGGCGCGCGGCGCTCGAAGGCGATCGACTCCCGATCGTCGATTCCGAGACGCTCTCCGACGAGCAGGCCCGCCGCGAGACGCTCTACCTGGGCCTGCGCCGGCTCGACGGCGTGAGCCGCGCCGACTTCCTGCGCCGCTTCGGCGCCGCCCCCGAGGCGTTCTTCGCGGCCGAGCTCGCGGCGCTTCGCGAGCGCGGCCTGATCTGCGACGAGGCCGGCGCGCTGAAGCTCACAGAGCGGGGAATCCTCTTCGCGGACGAGGTCTTCTCCGGCCTGCTCGGCGACGACGGCGGGCGTTGACACGCCAAAGCGCGCGCCGCTAGCCTCGCTCGTCGTGCACGAGCTTCGCGAGCTGCCCGAGCGTCTGTCCGAGGTCCTGCTGGCCGTGCTGCGCGGCTACGTCGAGAGCGGCCTGCCGATCGGCTCGCGCGACGCCTGCGAGCAGAGCGGGCTGCGGGTCTCCTCGGCGACGGTGCGCGGGGCGATGAGCGAGCTGATGGAGCTCGGCCTGCTCGAGCAGCCGCACACCTCGGCCGGTCGCGTGCCGACGGACGCCGCGTTCCGGCTCTGGGTCGACGAGCTTCTGCACGCTCCCGCGCGCGGCCACGCCTTGCCGCGCGAGCTCGCGCGCGAGCTCGAAGGGCCCGTCGGCGCCGTCGAGGACGGCCTGCGCCGCGCGGCGGACGTGCTCACGCACGTCACCGGCCAGCTCGGCTTCTGCCTGGCGCACGACGGCGAGCGGCTGCGGCTGGCGGCCCTGCGCTTCGTGCGCGTCTCGAGCGAGCGCGTGATGGCGATCCTGGTCTCGGAAGGCGACGTCGTGCGCACGCGCCTTCTCGACGAGCGCGACTGCGACCAGCGCAAGCTCGACCGTATCTCCGCGTCGCTCTCTCGGCTGGTCGCCGGGCTCACGCTCGAAGAGGCGCGCAGCCGCCTCGAAGCCGAGATCGAGGGCGACCGCGCCCAGCGCGACGCGCTCTGGCGCAGGCACGTGGCGCTCGGCCGGCTCGGGCTGCAGGTCGAGGTCGGGGCGGAGCTGTACGTCGGCGATCGCAGCCAGATCCTCTGCCAGCCCGAGTTCGAGGACGGCCCGCGGCTGCGCGAGCTGCTGCGCGCGCTCGACGAGAAGCAGCGCATGCTCGCGCTCCTCGACAACGTGCTCTCGGCCGGCGAGCTCCGCGTCGTGATCGGCGACGAGCTCGGCGACCCCGGCGTCGCGCGCTGTGCGGTGGTGGCGGAGCCGGTCGGATCGGCGCCGCTTCGCGGCGGGCTCGGCGTGATCGGCCCGGTGCGCATGCGCTACGATCGGGTGATCCCGGTGGTGCGCTACGTGTCGGGAAAGCTCGGACCCGCCCTCACCTGACAGTTCCTGTCGCGCGAGTCCGAAAGGGTGTGGAATGAGCGACTCCAAGGGGCCGAAGGTCGACCTTCCCGAAGAGCTGATCGCTGAGCTCGAGAGCAGCGGCGAAGCCGCGCCCGAGCCGCCCGCCGCGAACGCCGCCGATGCGGCGGAGATCGCGGATCTGAAGGAACGCTATCTGCGCCTCGCCGCCGAGTACGACAATTTCCGCAAGCGGAACCTGCGGGAACGCCAGGACCTGCTCAACTACGCCAACGAGAGCATCGTCAAGGACCTGCTTCCGGTCGTCGATAACCTCGAGCGGGCCGTCGTTCATGGTCGCAAGGAGGAGCAGCGAGCCGACAGCGAGAACCTTCTGCAAGGGGTCGAGCTCACCCACCGCGCGCTGATGCAGATCTTGGGACGCTTCGGCGTCGTCGAGATCGAGGCCGCGGGAAAGCCGTTCGATCCCCAGGTGCACGAGGCGGTGCGACGCGTCGTCACGAGCGAGCACGCACCCGGCACCGTCGTCGAGGTGCACCAGAAGGGATATCGACTGAAGGATCGACTGCTGCGTCCGGCCATGGTCGCGGTCGCAGGCGAACCGGGATAGATCGAGCGCTTCGAGCCGACTCATCCCCGGTCGCGGATCGGGAGTGATGGGAAGAGTCGTCGGAATCGATCTGGGCACCACGAACAGCTGCGTCGCGATCCTCGAGCGCGGCGAGCCGGTCGTCATCGCGAACAGCGAGGGCAGCCGCACCACGCCGTCGATCGTCGCCGCGAACCAGAGCGGCGAGAAGCTCTGCGGGCAGATCGCCAAACGGCAGGGCGTGACCAACCCCGCGAACACCGTCTACGCGGTGAAGCGGCTGATCGGCCGCCGCTTCGACGACGAGTGCGTGGAGCGCTTCCGCGCGGTCGCGCCGTTCGAGATCTGCGAGGCGCCCAGCGGCGACGCCTGGGTGAAGCTTTTCGACAAGGAATACAGCCCCGAGGAGATCTCCTCGCTGATCCTGAAGCGCATGAAGGAGACCGCGCAGGACTACCTGGGCGAGGAGGTGACCGAGGCGGTCATCACCGTGCCCGCGTACTTCAACGACGCGCAGCGCCAGGCGACCAAGGACGCGGGTCGGATCGCGGGCCTGAACGTGCTGCGCATCATCAACGAGCCGACCGCGGCGGCGCTGGCCTACGGGCTCGAGAAGGAAGGCCACGAGACGATCGCCGTCTTCGATCTCGGCGGCGGCACCTTCGACGTCTCGATCCTGCGCATCGGCGACTCGGTCTTCGAGGTGCTCTCGACCAACGGCGACACCTACCTCGGCGGCGAGGACTTCGATCAGCGGATCATGAACTGGCTGGCCGATCGGTTCGCCGAGGAGAATCCCGGCGGCGATCTGCGCTCCGACCCGATGGCACTGCAGCGCCTGAAGGAGGCGGCCGAGCGCGCGAAGCAGGAGCTCTCGTCCGCGCCCGAGACCGACGTGAACCTGCCGTTCATCGCGGCCGACGCGTCGGGCCCCAAGCACCTGACTCAGACGATCCGGCGCGAGAAGGTCGAGGAGCTGGTCGCGGAGCTGATCGATCGGCTCGAGGCGCCCTGCGTCGCGGCGCTCGCGGACGCCGGGCTCCAGGCGAGCCAGGTCGACCGCGTGATCCTGGTCGGCGGCATGACCCGGATGCCCCGCGTGCAGGCGAAGGTCGAGCAGATCTTCGGCCGCGCGCCGCACCGCGGCGTGAACCCCGACGAGGTGGTCGCGGTCGGCGCGGCGATCCAGGCCGGCGTGCTGAAGGGCGAGGCGGCCGACGTGCTGCTCCTGGACGTGGCGCCGCTCTCGCTCGGCGTCGAGACCCAGGGCGGGATCATGACCAAGATCATCCCGCGCAACACCACGGTTCCGACGCGCAAGGGCGAGGTGTTCTCGACCACCGAGGACAACCAGAACTTGGTCCGCATCCACGTCCTGCAGGGCGAGCGCGAGCTCGCCGCCGACAACCAGACGCTTGGCCGCTTCGAGCTGATCGGAATTCCCCCCGCACCGCGCGGCGTGCCGCAGATCGAGGTCAGCTTCGACATCGACGCCGACGGAATCCTGAACGTGAGCGCCAAGGAGCTCGGCACCGGCCGCGTGCAGCAGATCCGCGTCTCCGCCTCCGGAGGGCTCAGTCAGGACCAGATCGAGAAGCTCGTCCAGGAGGGCGAGGCGCACGCCGAGGGCGACGCCGAGCGAAGGGCGATGGTCGAGCTGCGCAACACCGGCGAGGGCCTGATCTACTCGGTGGACCAGGCG contains:
- a CDS encoding ribbon-helix-helix protein, CopG family yields the protein MLVVSSWPCEYSDVAARKSKRGGARPGAGRPAILEERRSVTLHIEAAQRERLGQIAEARGVSVSDLIRQAIDAFLRRSRGEKR
- a CDS encoding peptidylprolyl isomerase — translated: MLRVRGHGEIRFELLPDKAPRHVASFKSLAAAHFYDGTTFHRVIPRFLIQGGDPNSKDADPANDGFGGPGYALRAEFNDLPHLPGTVSMGRASGPDSAGSQFFIMTTASEPWRPKLDGQYTAFGRVLSGQDIVDRISAAPRDANDRPLADVVVESVTVEPG
- the ggt gene encoding gamma-glutamyltransferase → MRRRAREMRRGRARRRARRCVGASRARTLARARERVIRSAAMRNITRVGWLVVCASLLLAPLARLAIAAEPGPAWGKRGMVVTSVGPAAAAGREILGRGGNAVDAAVATAFAAGVAHQYSSGIGGGGFAVVYMAESGEVSALDARETAPASASELAYLDDQGKPIPGATLAGPRAVAVPGLVQGLYELHHRYGSLEWRELVKPAIRLCRDGVEVAPGERRMLQMVAPRLAGFPETARIQLDAGQVPELGWRLYQPDLARTLEEIGARGGGALAYGHLARKIVDATGGALSLDDLAGYQPIWRDPVRGTYRGLSVVSMPPPSSGGVLLVEMLNALEPYDLAALGANSSQTVNLIAGAMKLAFADRAEYLGDPGFVRVPTEHLTSKAYGNQLAALLRPPFFLLRAPWNWGKPAIPKTRRAAPAPPDDRGTTQISVVDEQGNAVSLTQTVNTLFGSLITVPGTGIVLNNEMDDFSLPGTPNAWGAVGQAANSIQPGKRPLSSMTPTIVLDGDQVRYVVGSPMGTFIISAVLQTLLNSVDFGLGPEQAVALPRFHHQWSPDVLMVEPGHPRDVLEKLGAWGHRVEPSRFPMGAVQLIVREKGSDTWLGSTDPRRDGAALGY
- a CDS encoding insulinase family protein is translated as MSLEKDAMLRTTLPNGLEVILVEDHSAPVVALNVWVRVGSGDERDEQWGMAHVHEHMLFKGTERRGVGEIARTVEGAGGNINAFTSHDMTVYHITMASRDLPVGIDVLADAMQGSTFDATELAKEEEVVIEEIRRSDDSPDNLLSQVLFATAFQTHPYRKEVIGTQASVRSFTREGLLDFYHSWYVPNNMTMIAVGDFDPKAVLAQIEGAFAAAKPRADLAHPRAPEPEQSAPRAAVVPSQFEQSLLGIGWKITAFENPDTPYLDLLGMVLGSGDSSRLYREVKDRAQLVHGIHASSYTPLDPGLFVVDAELDADKIEATVGAIAEQIRRVRDLGPSEAELERARTNLLASQVHERETMQGQAQKLGYFEVLAGGIEAEALYLERVRRATQADLQRVAKTYLSPERATVVALTAKDANGSVDSAKLLAALERGAGSAGPKLDFVELRDGIREYRLPNGLRVVVKRNENVPLVSLRLSFLGGLLAETESTQGITSFLAEMLSRGTTSRSSTQLATEIEDIAGDLSGFSGRNSFGLQAEFLTESLDTGLDLFADVLLHPAFPPDEIAKVKVERMAALRRREDSLSTKAFEAFQQAIYPEHPYRFSSIGTAKSISSLDREALARYFARYAQPANGVLGVVGNVDPDGIVAAIASHLSDWPGSGTVALPARKTPEAPARMREVSLAKNKNQAHVVYGFLSLTIGDPDLPALDVLTQILSGQGGRLFLELRDKQSLAYTVGAFDREGVDRGIWGVYIAGEPAKLGEMTGGIEKELAKIVEGPIPDEELARAKAYLIGSQAVSLQRFGTQASLLSLDDLYGLGATYHLDYDQRISAVSVDDVKRVAKRVIRLDAPVIAIVK